One Actinomycetes bacterium genomic window carries:
- a CDS encoding SHOCT domain-containing protein, producing the protein MPGLIRGVARTAAIAGTATAVSNRVSRRQAGRWAAEEQQPAPQGEQQPEPQYAAPAPAAPAESDMDAKLAQLKQLGELKDAGVLTEAEFSEQKSRILAG; encoded by the coding sequence ATGCCGGGCCTCATTCGTGGAGTCGCTCGTACCGCCGCAATCGCCGGGACGGCCACCGCCGTCTCGAACCGGGTGTCCCGCCGGCAGGCCGGCCGCTGGGCGGCCGAGGAGCAGCAGCCCGCGCCGCAGGGCGAGCAGCAGCCCGAACCTCAGTACGCGGCACCGGCGCCAGCAGCTCCCGCGGAGTCGGACATGGACGCCAAGCTCGCGCAGCTCAAGCAGCTGGGCGAGCTGAAGGACGCCGGCGTCCTCACCGAGGCGGAGTTCTCGGAGCAGAAGAGCCGGATCCTCGCGGGCTGA